Proteins from a single region of Candidatus Krumholzibacteriia bacterium:
- a CDS encoding Clp protease N-terminal domain-containing protein, whose amino-acid sequence MDLSRLTQKSQEALAAAQSLAIENSHPETATEHLLLGLLDQEQGLVPRLLQRGGLVPEALAQQVRRSLESKPHLSGPGVEPGRIVIAQDLQKVLVAAQRIAGEMRDEYVSVEHLLIAMLEEDASPVRELLRTHGLEPKSLRAAVEQVRGGQRVTSPTPEDAYEALERFGVDLVEQAREGRLDPVIGRDEEIRRVVRILSRKTKNNPVLIGEPGVGKTAIVEGLAQRIVRGDVPEWLKERQLFALDMGSLLAGAKYRGEFEERLKAVLGEIKRSEGRILLFIDELHNIVGAGKTEGSPDAGNMLKPMLARGELHCIGATTLDEYRQRIEKDAALERRFQPVQVDAPTVEDTVSILRGLRERYELHHGVRIQDAALVAAATLSHRYITDRFLPDKAI is encoded by the coding sequence ATGGATCTGTCCCGCCTCACCCAGAAGTCGCAGGAAGCACTGGCCGCGGCCCAGTCGCTGGCGATCGAGAACTCCCACCCCGAAACCGCGACCGAGCACCTCCTGCTGGGACTGCTCGATCAGGAGCAGGGCCTGGTGCCCCGTCTGCTGCAGCGGGGCGGGCTCGTTCCCGAAGCGCTGGCCCAGCAGGTGCGCCGGTCCCTCGAGTCGAAACCGCACCTGAGCGGACCCGGGGTCGAACCGGGGCGCATCGTGATCGCCCAGGATCTGCAGAAGGTCCTGGTGGCGGCCCAGCGCATCGCTGGCGAGATGCGCGACGAGTACGTCTCGGTCGAGCACCTGTTGATCGCGATGCTCGAGGAGGACGCGTCTCCGGTGCGTGAGCTGTTGCGTACCCACGGCCTCGAGCCGAAGTCCCTGCGGGCGGCGGTCGAACAGGTCCGCGGCGGCCAACGTGTCACCAGCCCGACCCCCGAGGACGCCTACGAAGCGCTCGAACGCTTCGGCGTGGATCTCGTCGAACAGGCGCGTGAGGGCCGTCTCGATCCGGTGATCGGCCGTGACGAGGAGATCCGGCGCGTGGTGCGGATCCTGTCCCGCAAGACGAAGAACAACCCGGTCTTGATCGGCGAGCCGGGCGTGGGCAAGACCGCGATCGTCGAGGGTCTGGCCCAGCGCATCGTACGCGGCGACGTCCCCGAGTGGTTGAAGGAGCGTCAGCTCTTCGCGCTCGACATGGGCAGCCTGCTCGCCGGGGCGAAGTACCGCGGCGAGTTCGAGGAACGTCTGAAGGCCGTGCTCGGCGAGATCAAGCGCAGCGAGGGTCGCATCCTGCTGTTCATCGACGAGCTGCACAACATCGTCGGCGCGGGCAAGACCGAGGGTTCACCCGACGCCGGCAACATGCTCAAACCCATGCTGGCCCGCGGCGAACTGCACTGCATCGGCGCCACGACGCTCGACGAGTACCGCCAGCGGATCGAGAAGGACGCCGCCCTGGAACGTCGCTTCCAGCCCGTGCAGGTCGACGCGCCGACCGTCGAGGACACCGTAAGTATCCTGCGCGGTCTGCGCGAGCGCTACGAGCTGCACCACGGCGTGCGGATCCAGGACGCGGCACTGGTCGCCGCCGCCACGCTCAGCCATCGCTACATCACCGATCGCTTCCTGCCCGACAAGGCGATCGA
- a CDS encoding cytochrome c3 family protein, translated as MSDRIPPAALSVLVALAVLLPSAAAAGFHEGGVASCGGCHVVHRSEDGSPVPVQGELLRAGSATDTCLLCHGEGAGSVLGTSVLLPGPEVGAGDFVFLLEDELNDGPTGPARSIPGHAAGHNVVAPGSGLTADSRWITAPGGGFPSASLGCTSCHDPHGNQNFRMLHDAGPVQGGAFVFSDDAPEAEGLDARRGVAESPGEHTAYRAGWTAWCGNCHGSNYHEGIAGEGFEHPVDEPLGRDMALYYDAYDGDANPDGGNAARSYIPEVPFEDGDADRFSTSGPRASSRLSCMTCHRAHATSAPAAGRWDFRVHTLSEDGAVSGSYPIPSPYPDPAQRQLCVKCHDTQGHDRGKGCLQCHREGGPRGDGVPSGGSTFGGR; from the coding sequence ATGTCCGACCGAATTCCGCCCGCAGCCCTGTCCGTCCTGGTCGCGCTCGCCGTGCTCCTGCCATCGGCGGCCGCCGCCGGGTTCCACGAAGGCGGAGTCGCCAGCTGTGGCGGCTGCCACGTGGTGCATCGGTCCGAGGACGGCTCTCCCGTCCCCGTCCAGGGCGAGCTCCTGCGCGCGGGATCGGCCACCGACACCTGCCTGCTCTGCCACGGCGAGGGTGCGGGCTCGGTCCTGGGGACCTCGGTACTCCTGCCGGGACCGGAAGTCGGCGCCGGGGACTTCGTGTTCCTGCTCGAGGACGAACTCAACGACGGACCCACGGGTCCTGCGAGGTCCATTCCGGGGCACGCGGCCGGGCACAACGTGGTGGCACCGGGGTCGGGACTGACCGCCGACAGCCGATGGATCACCGCCCCCGGTGGTGGCTTCCCCAGTGCGTCCCTGGGTTGCACGAGCTGCCACGATCCGCACGGCAACCAGAACTTCCGCATGCTGCACGACGCAGGGCCGGTACAGGGCGGTGCCTTCGTCTTCTCCGACGACGCACCCGAGGCCGAGGGACTGGATGCCCGGCGCGGAGTGGCCGAGAGTCCGGGCGAGCACACGGCCTACCGGGCGGGCTGGACGGCATGGTGCGGGAACTGCCACGGGTCGAACTATCACGAGGGAATCGCCGGCGAGGGCTTCGAGCATCCCGTGGACGAGCCCCTCGGGCGCGACATGGCGTTGTACTACGACGCCTACGACGGCGATGCGAATCCGGATGGCGGCAACGCCGCGCGCTCGTACATCCCCGAGGTGCCCTTCGAGGACGGCGATGCCGATCGCTTCTCGACGTCGGGGCCACGGGCGAGCAGCCGGTTGAGCTGCATGACCTGCCATCGCGCGCATGCCACGTCCGCACCGGCCGCGGGACGGTGGGACTTCCGCGTGCACACGCTGTCCGAGGACGGAGCGGTGTCGGGGTCGTATCCGATCCCGAGTCCCTACCCGGATCCGGCGCAACGCCAGCTCTGCGTGAAGTGTCACGACACGCAGGGACACGATCGGGGCAAGGGTTGTCTCCAGTGCCACCGTGAAGGAGGCCCCCGGGGAGACGGAGTCCCGTCGGGCGGCTCCACGTTCGGAGGTCGCTGA